Proteins from a genomic interval of Micropterus dolomieu isolate WLL.071019.BEF.003 ecotype Adirondacks linkage group LG16, ASM2129224v1, whole genome shotgun sequence:
- the LOC123985054 gene encoding LIM domain only protein 3 isoform X1: MQKREKSFGIQMLSVQPDTKPKGCAGCNRKIKDRYLLKALDKYWHEDCLKCACCDCRLGEVGSTLYTKANLILCRRDYLRTTRAV; this comes from the exons GTATACAAATGCTCTCCGTCCAGCCGGACACCAAGCCGAAAGGCTGTGCCGGCTGCAACCGGAAGATCAAGGACCGCTACCTGCTGAAGGCCCTCGATAAGTACTGGCATGAAGACTGCCTCAAGTGTGCCTGCTGTGACTGCCGGTTGGGCGAGGTGGGCTCCACGCTCTACACCAAAGCCAACCTCATCCTGTGCCGAAGAGACTACCTACG GACCACCAGGGCTGTTTGA
- the LOC123985054 gene encoding LIM domain only protein 3 isoform X2: MLSVQPDTKPKGCAGCNRKIKDRYLLKALDKYWHEDCLKCACCDCRLGEVGSTLYTKANLILCRRDYLRTTRAV, translated from the exons ATGCTCTCCGTCCAGCCGGACACCAAGCCGAAAGGCTGTGCCGGCTGCAACCGGAAGATCAAGGACCGCTACCTGCTGAAGGCCCTCGATAAGTACTGGCATGAAGACTGCCTCAAGTGTGCCTGCTGTGACTGCCGGTTGGGCGAGGTGGGCTCCACGCTCTACACCAAAGCCAACCTCATCCTGTGCCGAAGAGACTACCTACG GACCACCAGGGCTGTTTGA